The genomic segment ctatttttcatgtttaatatgaTAAAGTTGCTAAAGTGCCACGAGTAAATGTGGCATGACTAGAATTGCAGAGCTGCTGCAAACATCCACTTTGCTATGATCAGATGCTTgcttaactgctgctttctcaaCGCTGTCAagtttgttgtgtgtttattttgttatcaaaacattttcaatatttgGATGGACAACATTCTGAAGTACACTGAGCTATCTAGACTAAACCGATGTGCAAGAGAAAGACGGCACATTTTGAACAGTCTGAGAGCCATCATGGACGCACACAGCAGGCTCATTAGGCAGAAGTGGGGAGttgagagagatgtgtgtgtagCAATCCTGGGTCAGACTCTGTGCAAGGACAGTATGTCTGTGAGAGGAAGCGGTGAGTGGAATGAACCCAGCCATTATAACTCAGCTCATCCGTCACTGTGAGGCCTCAGGCCCGTCTACCCGCGGTTACCCTGGCAACACGCTCCGAAACTTACATTCAATACCGTTTCAGGAGTACAAGAAACAATTactgaaatcatttttgttttgctttaaatgTGAGCCATGTGAAGTACAAAATGTTTTAGGCAagcaaaaaagattaaataaaaataaaaaggagtaTTAGAgctataaatttaatttgaaaacaattctaataaataaataaataaaacacgacaaaacattttaaaacaatttgcaGGTGATTAGCATATAATGAAATTAATGTGATTGAATCTGAGGCatgaagagaagaagaaaaaattatgcatgcaaaaaacaaaaatctaacaatagcatctaaaaataaaataaaaacacgaaAACATGTGATTAATTAGGATATAatggaattatttttattaaaaatgtcaggTGTGTGGAAGGCATTAGGgttgtaaatttaatttgaaaacaattcttagaaaaaaaaagtaaaacatgaataaaataaattgcaattacATTATCCATTGACAGTCCTACTAACATTATACAGAGTTATTTTCCAAATTAAGGCAATGCTCATTCGTTCTaactacagcttttttttttttttacaaactccaACTGAGGCTCTGTGAATATCGTTCCAGAGCAAAGCACATTACTGTTGAATGTGAGCAGCAATGTCATTTAGGCAGACCTGGTTTCCTCCCTGCCCTTTGCTCCCGGTGTAATTTGAGAGAAGACTGAAAAAAGGACCCGTGCTCAGAGAACTGAATGAAAGGTAGAGAGAGAGCAGACATGTTCACATTCAGCCGTGGTCTAACCTAATCAAGCCGGACAAGGTCATCATTTTCCAGCTTTCTTCTAATTAGGCTTAATTTGGTTACAGTAATCCTTACAGACCGAGCTACTGTGGCCTGGTAAAACACACTCACCAAGATACACACTTAAAAATTATTGGCTAATGTTTATATCCTtgcgagtttttttttttttttagccaatgGTTTTAGTGTATCTCTGCGTGTCAATCTGATGCCATTTGACACTGATTTGATTTGACAGTGGCTCATATGATCATTCCTCTAACTGACAGACTGCATCTTGTCAATGAGGTGTTAAAATCAAACAGCCTCGTGACAAATTTCTGTTCCTTTCAGCCTTCTGCTGAGCATGCGTGGCGGCCGAGCTGCCCAGCTGAAGGCCTGCGACTGTGGCAAATGCACTTTGCAGGAAGATCAAAGTTCAACAATCATCCTGCGATTCACTGTGATGGAATAGCTCGATCAATATAGAGTGTCAAAGGTCAGCTGATCCACGCTGAAATCATGGTTCTTGACTGCTGGATGACTGCATGTGAACTAACACTCCTCTTTCCACCCCACTGCAGGTAGCTAGGAGGGTCATGTGACCACAACATCCACTGGTGGATATGCCAGATTTAGATTGTCACACGTGAATGCGGTTACGCCATAGAGACCTAGTCAGCATCTGCGTACACGCATGCACGCTGGTGATCGCAGTTTTGACAGTCTTGGCTGAGCTAAAAGATTCCCTAAATAATCCAGCTATTACTACAGAATACAGGAAAGCTTTTACTACAAAAGGAAGTGCATGCTttaagacaaaaaacaaacaaacagttaacTGATACTAGAAATGTATGTAtcagtataaaatattttttgaaaggcCATAacacagaaattattttttttaattgataaacagaaaaaaataataataattatatatataaaaaataaaataattatatatgaaattactagtaaatttcactaattataataattagaaagaaATGTCAAGTAACACGTTGAATTAAACGTTAAATCTATTAGTACAACTCTGAAACAGTGCAgtttgcattatttcagttttatttatataatattttagtgttcgttaaaattagcttttattttagaaTGGTCAGTTTTCATTCAAATGTAAAGTTTTAGATTAACTTTTAGTAATTGTGTATGTGcctttgatatttttattattaagtggctatatttttatttcagttttggaacaaaaaaattattttaagttatttgccattttttaatttattgacttAAGTATTTCAGCtttacttcatttaaaaactattttagtaCACTGAgggttagaaaaaaaaactcatcaaGACACTGATAAATAAAGGTACATTTATCTAAAATCTGCTATCTAAAATCATAAAGATTCAGAATTTTTTAGGCCACACCTCAGGCCTTTGTCCTATTTACTGGTACacagcaatcaatcaatcaatattactgggttttagaaaatttaaaaacaaatagtattttcttgtacgCCAACATAGTATAATATGTTTGGGAAGAAAACATTAGGTTAGTTTTCAGCATTAATTTAACGTTATACCtctgtaatatttcataatatttagaattagtattttaaaatgtaaatgttttgtttattttagtaatttaaaatttgattgttatttttattataataattatattttaagtctAAGATTAAGCAGTTTAtattggtttcatttaaaattattttttatattttagttttaacaataacatcacTAGTAGATTCTTGCGTACACACGAAACCATAAAACAATACTTTGCATTGTTCACAAATCAAACTAATTAAAGCAATGGCCATATTACCCTTATGTTGGGCTGCGGGAGCGTTTGTTCACCACACAAGCCCTACTTTGGAATGTGTCAGCATGATGTAAGAGGTGGGTAACAAAGCTAGCACGAACTGAACTACTGGTCCAACAGGCTGAGTCGCACTACTGCAGCTCTTAGCAGCACTGATGCAAATCTGAGGTGAACACCGGCTGTCAGTGTACAGGCTCCAAGCTTGGGCATTCAAGCAGATCATTTCTTATAAACCACCAATGGAGTAAACCAGTAGGGTTTGGGAGCTGAGAACCCGTTCTTATATGGAAACAGAACTCTCATGACATTCGATTCAGCAAAGAGAACATTGTAAATATTCATACCAAACACTAAAATACTCCTCCAGTGTTTCTTTACTATAAAGTTGCAACCCAACATTACCACTGAATCGCAAACATACAGCAACCATTGTAGTTCGACTCTCAATCGAATCACTCTTACGGACCAGTTCTTTATGGTGAATCAAAAACACTTCAGAATGAATCAGTGAGCTGACTCTCTTACTGAATCATGTGTGTTTTGTCACAgatgaacaatatatatttgtaaatacactttttaataaaatataaaatgttgtatttgtttattttattttatatctgatATAAAATCTGAAGGCTGTAAAAGCGAATAGTATAATGTCTTATTTccaaatatttcaatattagtTGACATTGGTTAATGCATTACACAACATTATAACAGAACTTTAACGTTAACAAACACAGCTGTCTGtccattgttagttcatgtaacCTCAGGACCACtacataatattaacagatagaacttttgataaatacataaatacaagataattacaataaattcaaGATAAATACATGCTTTATAATTTTCACTGTTAGTTCATATTAGCCAAagcagttaactaatgttaacaaatggtaCTTGTATTGCaaaaccttatttaaaaaatCGTTAATGGCAACGTTACTTAACTGGAATCCTTACACCATTAGAAATGAAACCAAACCAGATCCGTCCCACAATTCACACTAGCAATAGCCAAGTTTTGATGGAAATTATATAAGACTATGATCTGCATTTATGAAAGCGAAAAAAAACGTATTCGAGACTAAATGTATCTCTAAAGTTAAAATGATAAGTTACGGCTAAAGGTGCATCCAAACATGACCTAGACCCAGTGAACTAACTACCCGGCGGCGTGACGTCACACACCGTAAAACCTCGTCACGGCGGATACGAACTAAAAAAAATCTCCTGCTGGAGTGCTGGACAACAAAAGCAGCCTCTGCTCCATATATAAGCGCGTGTGGAAATAGCGGAGTTCAGGCAAATCACGAGGTAAATGCTAATTAGCAGCATTCCCAGCCACGGGCGCCCCAACTTTTCCTTTCCTTACACAGGCGAGCTCCAATAAACCGAACCGTGGCGTGCAGTAGTCGAGCAAAGAGCTGACTCACTAATCCAAGCTCCCACAAAGAACCGAAACGCGGTGACTGACAAATAACAACGCGCGTTTACTTTCAACAGAACGACACTGTTGCTCTATCAGCTGGCTTTAGAACGGTTACAGTCCAGCTCGCTACAATGTAACACAAGCGTTCCAATGGAACTTCACTCACGTTACTAATGTAACGGCTCTGTCCGCTAAAGTTAAAATACCACTGAATACTGTTCCACGGATGGACTTGCCTTCCTCACAGTCAAACGGAGGCTCGCAGGCTAAAGCTAGCCACGCAAATAAGAGGGGGGAGCTGGCTGAACTTAATCGCTCAAATGCGAGCAGCGCGGGTGAATCAAGTAAACCAGCGACACAACTGAAATTCTAAAACAGTAACAGTCGTGCATCCGCCTCAAGGTCGCTCAAAGCGCTTTGTTTACACGCCGACAACAGGCAAAACACAACTCTCTAACTCTGCAAAGTGGGCAGGCTGAAACAGCGAGTGTAGCTGGTTTAGCAAGCTAATGCAGGATACCGCCGCCGCGGAACTGTGATTGGATCATGCAGCGAGTGTGTAAAATTCGCGTTACAAAGCCACCCCTCGCCGCCATTCACCACCAAACATTCACCATTTTCAACCACGTCGGACTTACAGTGTTTGGTGTCCTCCTAAATCCCGTACGTTACGTCCAGCGCTGACCTTCGGGTTGGTGAAACAGCATTATAGTTAACTGCCGCCGCCATGTTCCTGCTGCCGTGTGCCTAACGATGGCTGGCTGCTTGTTTATCTCGCCAGAAAAACCTCCCCCACATACTACGGGCACAGTATCTACTCGTTTACTCTAGCCTGCATAGCAACCTTGCAGTGAGCAATGGGGCAAAATGATGATACAGCAAACATAAGGAAGAGGCTCTCCCCTTGGAgtgaattttctgtgtctttgTGTTTATAAACCGCAAGCAGATGTTTCATAATATTATATgagggaaccaaaactgttttgaaaagccagtttgcATAGCACTTTACGAAAGCTTTCTCTTTTAAAGCGGTGCCGTGGGAGAAAAAGTGTGCCAGTGGTCAGGTTACGAGCCGGTGTTGTTGTTATTCCAAACCCAGAGCAATCTGCACTCTATTATCAATGTCATAACAGCTTAATTAGAAATCACATTCTATGACCCACATGAAACCGCTTTCCAGACCTCCATAAATCACATCCCGCGTGTTATGATTTACTTCAGGAATCTTGATGTGCATTTAATCTGCGTTTCTtatcaaataaaaacttttttttaacaaaacaccaAACATCAGAACCTTCTCGAACAAGTTTAGGTCCTGAAAATATAAGAGAAAATTCAATAATCTTTGGCTCTGAGAATAGCAGACGCCAATTTTatccatctttttttatttagtttttttcccccctgcTAGTaggcatttaaataattgttttgcaGGTCTCAAAACATTGCATCTTAAATAAAGATTCAAGTCTTCTATGTACTGAAGAAATATCAATATATGTTAATTTTGACATATAACTGtaggaaatatatattatatagcatatagcctaataataaaagcaatataaatgcatatttagtaCTGATAAGTCAAGACGTGTCCTCGATTATGAGTCCACATCTCTATACGTCATTTAAAGATAGTACATAAGAACATTTCTCGACCATTACGTCTCTGAAATACAATGGGAAGAAGCCCCTACAAGGGTTTTTCAATATACACGTACGTGTCTCATAACTGTATGGAGTTATCAAATACACATACAGTTCTTAATTTTCTCACAGAATACAAGCCTCAGATGGCCACGAGCTCAGTGAGTGTTTGATCGGGCAGGAAGCCAAAGCTTACCGTTATTACTCAGCAGCAATAAACCCCAAATGTGTCAGGTATCAGATCAAACCCCACACGGCGACAGGTTGATGTATGAAATACTTCCATGTGAACGCAAGCCACCGAGCGAGATGAAGCACGGGCGAATCGAAACGAATCCTACAGTTCCAGCCCGAGTCGATCAAAGGTCCACACCGAGTGTAACTTCTCTCGAAGGGAAATCTGCAAACAGTGACTTATGCAATATTCGCTGTTCACGCTCTTTCAGATTGGCACGCGCCTGACAGCAATTGTGAAACAGCACGGGGGTGTCGCAACGAAGCGTCCCGACGGCACCAGCAGTGCAGGAAAGCTTAAAGATGTGTTGTCATCTCGGTTGCATTTTTTAGACGTTAATGCTAATGGAAAATACCCCTCAACATCCGCGCAGAGTGATTAGCAAAACCAACAAATATCGTTGTGCTTAAGAAAAAGATAACTTGGCGAACAGCGCCACTACATGATCAACACCAACATTTGAAGGAAAATGACCTCTTAaagctaaatgaaataaaatcatgttttcagtatacttttttactgtatttaatttgatatataaaatttatatatataaaatacattttgttgtaatattattaggTTCATATACGAAGAGTATAgagattgatagcctgaatgtactgtaagttgctttggataaaagcgtctgcttaatgtatgaatttaatttaagtaaaaagaagaagttttttttatatatgccaTACAGAAGCTCGAAcaactgttgctatggttacttcCTCACGAGAACGAGAAAACTGTTCACGAGTGTTATTTAGTACTTTCTGACCAACTCGGACTCGAAATTTATTGGTAACTGAAccgctgttttatatatatatatatatatatatatatatatatatatatatatatatatatatattttaactttgtGTTGAGTGGTTCAAGCCCTTCAAGTAATTGTCATTTGAACAATGGCTTTTAATTAAcgaatatatatgtgtatagtatatatatatatatatagagagagagagagagagagagagagagagagagagagagagagagagagagagagagagagagttttgacCGTggttttctaaaatgtaataaaacaaatacagacTCACTCATAGCCAATGCATTGAAATGGGGCAAAAACtgtgaaaacaacatttttattaatgtattcacTGGTTGTCTTTCTCATTAATTGTACTtgggaaaaataaatgtgtgaatgAGTTATTGAACTTCTCtctgtgtactgtttttcttAAACCAAACCTATCTATGAACATGTTGATGTCTGAGAACTTTTCCTTAGATTTGATCACAGTCTCACACGCTCACTGGAATGACACTTGTGATTGGACATTTTTATGCGTTTTCAACACCAAACCGCCAAGTCAGATTAGCAAAGTTCAAGAATAAAAGCTATAACCTTTTGACAAATCAAAAGCATACAGCTTTTCTTCATTTTGTTCATCATCCTttgctaaattaaattacaaaatgtgtGGAGCACTACACTTTTTGTTTACCTTGACTAAGTACAcagaaaaatacaacaaattgaTATCTTAAAAAAGgcatcaaataaacattttagcttgtgatttctttttttctttttttgatgaaaaaaataaaaataacgtgACAATGCATTTATACAACACAAATAAAGAGACATTTGAAATAGCTCCAAATGCATAGGACAGAATAAACCAAAACTGTGAGCCTTCAGAGAACTTTAAATACAACCCTGATTTCAAATTCAAGTTAAAATACTGAATAAGTCCTCTCTGATCTGTATGGTTAGGCACTTGTAAAAATAAGTTTCATTGTCCCCACAGCTTTCATGTTTTCTTTGTAGGTATGGCTGGATCATAGATTTGGATTTGGGATGGCAgcattaagaaaataaagtaaagagCATACGGACCTTTAGAGCAAGAAAACAAAGGTAGAGGAGGAAAAAACAAAACTCCAAAATCCCCCAAAGCCACTTTTCATCAAGCCCTTCATGCAAAGAGACATACTAGTTGGATGGCTTCATGAAATACAGCATTCAGCATCTTACAGgatcaaaaagcattttttttcccttttctttttctGATAAACGAGGGGAAAGGGAAAATGGGCTACAGACAAACTGCATGATGAAGAGAAGGGAGAGAAATGATTCATCCAGGACAGAAGTTGGGACTTTATGATGACTTCTCCTTCCTCGCTCGGGGAGAATCTGCTCCACTGGCCCCAACAGATCCATTCACACCATTGGCTGAGAAAATTCAAATGAGAAGATGCTTGATGTAAGTGTTAAGCAGTTCATTTTGTAGTATAGGTACCTGAAGTGCTGTTACCACTGggtcaaaggtttggaatgatccatttttttatgtttttgaactcaaaaaggctgcatttattcaaatcaaacatacagtaacagcaattacatttttctttgaattaattacaatttaaaagatccattttctattttaatatttcaaaatgtgatttattcttgtggtggcaaagctgaattttcagcagccattgctccagtaATTACATCAGTTCTTTTAAATAGGGGCAGTTGTGGCATAATGGTTAGAGTCACAGATACTTGTAGCCCggaggttgtgggtttgagtctcgaaATGAGCAGGAAGTGTTTGGTGGGGGGAGTGACTGAATAGTCCACACTCTATACCCACAACTGAGGTACCCTTGAGTAAGGCACCTAAACCCCAATTGTTCTCTGGGCATCACAGCAAAAATAGCTACCCacagcacagtgtgtgtgtgtgtgtgttcacaactCACTGCGCACTTCTTGTATGGGTTAAATGCTGAGGATAAATTCTGAGCATGGCCTTGGCCATCACGTCACaatcatttttcacaatattaatgtttttaccatgtttttttttattaaataaatgcagccctggtgagcataagagacttctttcaaaaacatgaaaaatctcaTGCAAGTAGAAAGATGCCACTAAAAGGgacaggtcacccaaaaatgaaaatagtcactCACCCTCTACTTGTTCCATAACttagtctctttcttttgctGACATTAATGCCCTCAAATGATGGTAGACATTTGCAAGGACACAGAAGACATTATGGTAACCTaagagttgacggtagccattgactgtcatagtattttttttccatactaaTGGAAGTTAATGGCTGCCATCAAAcgtttggttcccaacattcttgcaattatcttcttttttattcAGCAGCTGAAGGTAATTCATATGGGCTtgaattaatgactgaattttcatttttgggtgttatgtttaacagttatgtttattGGTTAATGCACTCCGATGGTCAAATACACACTTAATGGTCAAAATGCCATTTTGGCGAGTATTCATGTAAACGCTTGTGTCTTATGTAAACAGTTGAAATCAGATGCATGTCCGTTTATTGGTAAAACAGTGACAGCAGCCTCTAAAATGACTCATATCATCAGTCATATCGCCCACCCATAACTGGAACATTAGAATAGCATGTGGTATTTAAATAAACCTGTTAACTGATCTTAAGTGGGCAATACTGACCTTTCTTTGATTTGCTCTTAGAAGAGGACGATTTCTTCTTCAAGGTCTGAGTCTGTGCGTGTTCTCTCCATCGTCGCAGCTGGAAGTTGATAAATTTCCACATCATAAAAGCCTGAGTGGTGCATATTGCAGCCAGGACAGTCACCCTGAGAGAAACAGAGTGCCATTACAAACAACTCCAATAGTAATACAGCAAAAGGTTGGCACTGCTTTTCCATCATCTGGTGTTTAAATGCATCACGTCCATCCAAAAGGCTCTCACTTTCAGTAGAAAATCTTTTACAATGTGATTACATATTATGAGTTGAGACTTTTTTGACTGGAAATTTTGGgccactagattttttttttaatttgatgccAAGGTTTGCTTTCTTTGGCTAAATAACTACAAATACCATCTTTCACTCTGCACGTTTATACTAAAaaccaaacacttcaaaactaaATGGTGCAAATCAGTTTTGGACCGCACTGCACAAACCACAAAGCATTTAATGGTGCAaagcattttaatttgaatttcttGAAAAATTTAATCCAAACGGCAACTGCTGAAGAGCAAGCCAAATTGCTTAAATAAAATTAGCATGACTTATCTCAATTATTCCTTCCTTTCCTTTCCAATGACAAGAGGAAAATCACCCTGCTTACTAGGGCTGGGTTTTTACAAATTTCACATTTCgattttttaaatagaaacatttaaatggtgGTTGTCACAAAAACTTAGAATTATTCCAAAAAAGTCAATATTCAAgaacagtaaaaattataatgaatgttATATGGTGTATACCAAAATGCTCCTCTCCAGAGtttatttttctagctgactaaTAAGCTTACAGTGTAGTAAATGTGGTGTTATGTGACATTGTTTACAAGCTATTTTTGTCTTTCtgcggttgaaacactgattgagtgaTTGCATGAAACAGGATACAGATTTCGCTAAGTTGTACTCTTGGTGagttcaagtcctcctgggaagttcgtaCGCACGAGGTGGGAAGTCGTGCTTATGACGGCATGTGCGTTCAAGTCACTTTTGCCAGAGCAAGATGGCGGGTactttctcttaattaaaaacacaaaaatacagcaatgttcTTAAACTCTTGTTCTAGAAAATtaacaaagaaatgtgcattaggtatactacgttttttaatgttttaaattattttatgaagccgctgccaactttattgttacaagttgcattgttatattataatgccatCATATTATACGTCGTCGATTTACTTACTGCGCTGTAAATAGAAAAGCCTGGCAATAATCACAGCTAAATACCTTTAAGTATTGTATATTCCGCCATGTTAGTCACTGACACGCCCCCAACTCGTACAGATCCGGGCTTAAAGAAAATCCCGAGCTCCCCACTGGTATTTACGATATTGTGGTGgcgttcatgtgcattcaacttGGAAATACGATCTAAACGAGATGACTTGAACGCACCATCTCTTTTAACATAGCTtcagatgttcattcatgtttatttcgcgCTGTAACCGCTATTAAAGCGGAAATTGTCAGAGCTACTACAATCTGTCTCTTTACATTAAACGTCTCCAAAAACGACAATTAATATTTGAGTGTTTTAATAAAATGCGCAGAATTGGAAATCTGAGACTTTGTTTGatatcaaaagtaacaataaCAAAGCGCATTGCAGTTTATTGGATGGGAGGCGCGCTACAATGTCCCGCTCATTATCTGACAGGCTAGGGATTTATGAATCGATATCGTTTCATAAAAAGGAGAAtggagaaatcaatattttttttttaacccagccataCTGCTTACCGAACAAACAGGACATTAAAGCTTCCCTCTGCGACGTTCAGACCCTGTTTCTCTGCTCCGGCCAGCCCAAAGCCCACAGTGAGAACGGACAGGGAAAGAGTCAACAACCGGCCCAGCACAAACAGAACAGCCCACACTGTAAACCTGTTAACATACACAACATGCTTCAATGGTCAAACATCCTTTCGTGAGCTTCAAACACAGAAATGTgctaataaatatacaatttccCGATGCACAGTTAAATTCGTCAGAGGGGTTTATTAACTGGACTTAATTAATAGCACTCACCCGGTCTGCCGGTCTTCATTGCTGAAGTAAATGAGTCGGGATACATGGAAGAGGAGCTCAACGAAGTAATGCAGAACCAGCAACACCAAGCCCAACCGGTTCAGACTAGAAAACACGtcattaatgtttttaacataaactaaaTTACTCTATTAatcttaaattgtttttgttttttaaatgatagtaataGATGAATAGTAGGTCTCATTTATGTGAAAAcgaaatagaaaacttttgtaaccTTATACTAGGGACGGCATGTTTCAAGTGAACGTGTAATTTATGTTTTGGTACAAAACGTGTGCACTGACAACAGTTTATGACAATTAATAAACTTGACATATCAGTTGCTTACTTTAGAACGTAGGCTCCTGTGATTTGGACCATGTAAAGGCTGATGTAAACAAGCTGACGAGGAATGTCCTCctgaaaaattaattcaaaccACATTTACTGAAACGGTTCCATATTTTTAAACTGTCATTGTGTGTACACATCCGAAAAATGTCCACATTGATTGTCTATTGTCATGTCTTCGCTGAATTTCATTTGGTCAACACTGGAAAGGGAAATAAGTCTGGTCACAATAACAGGATGCATGAATATGGTTTTAGTGCACGTTGCGCATCCTCAAACactttgcttgcttgcttgcttactTTCTTGGTCTTCTGGAAGTAGAGCTCAGGGATAGCATGAAGCCAGTAACCAAGCTGACAGATGTAGTAAAACTTCAGCTGGAACCTAAAAACAAGACAAACTACTTCTTTAGCATCTCCACGACTCTTGGAAGTCGAATGTCAATGATAATTGCATTTGAACGCTGTGTGTAACATACAGTAGGTCTACAAAAATCAGAAGAGAGAATTAGAGGTAGACTAATGCAGGATAATTTGATCAGGAGCCTTGAGAAATCTTTTGAACGGGCTTCTTGATGGTAGCCAGTCCTGCAGATCAGTTTACCAAAGAAGATGCAACTTATGAGTGCTCAAGCAGCAGATCAGCAGATGTGACGCAAGATGGAATATTAACCTCTAATATTCCAGGTCCAAATTGAGAACACCCATCACTTCCCCTTCATTAATCAGCATATTCCAcgatttaaattgtaaaaatgctaTGGATTTAAATACATCTGCACTGTACTTACGGCATAAGGGTGTGCGGGTAACCGTCCCACAGACTGACAGGGTTGGACAGGAGGTTCTCCTTCAGATGAAACAGAGTAAGTCAAATGAATCTTTCATACACAGACCTGGACACAAACTTATTTACATGAAGCGGAGTAGTGAAGCGCTTACAG from the Carassius auratus strain Wakin chromosome 49, ASM336829v1, whole genome shotgun sequence genome contains:
- the LOC113066079 gene encoding translocating chain-associated membrane protein 1-like 1; translated protein: MGIRKKTTKNPPVLSHEFVIQNHADIVSCVAMVFLLGLMFEITSKVAVLFITVQYNVTIPANAGPEETAVNYFHYGLKDVATIFFYMLVAIIMHAIIQEYVLDKINRKMHFSKTKHSKFNESGQLSAFYLFSCLWGASILVSENLLSNPVSLWDGYPHTLMPFQLKFYYICQLGYWLHAIPELYFQKTKKEDIPRQLVYISLYMVQITGAYVLNLNRLGLVLLVLHYFVELLFHVSRLIYFSNEDRQTGFTVWAVLFVLGRLLTLSLSVLTVGFGLAGAEKQGLNVAEGSFNVLFVRVTVLAAICTTQAFMMWKFINFQLRRWREHAQTQTLKKKSSSSKSKSKKANGVNGSVGASGADSPRARKEKSS